The following are encoded together in the Bradysia coprophila strain Holo2 unplaced genomic scaffold, BU_Bcop_v1 contig_94, whole genome shotgun sequence genome:
- the LOC119085150 gene encoding uncharacterized protein LOC119085150: MMKIVVAVFLLFLIGKEVMSQDCNAKNDPCGNAKPCCAGAGVCKDQDIGVPLCQCTIDGYWQTCTSDAECCAGHCNSRGYCGCILSGNWCTEGKSEECCGKASSIDGHLIKTCASAWPLHHECY, translated from the exons atgatgaaaattgtgGTCGCTgtctttttgttatttttaattggGAAGGAAGTGATGTCGCAAGAT TGCAACGCAAAAAATGACCCGTGTGGCAACGCTAAACCGTGTTGTGCCGGTGCAGGAGTGTGCAAAGATCAAGACATTGGCGTTCCATTATGT CAATGTACAATTGACGGCTATTGGCAAACGTGCACATCGGATGCCGAATGCTGTGCAGGCCATTGCAATAGTCGTGGCTACTGCGGT TGCATTCTGTCTGGTAATTGGTGCACCGAAGGAAAATCAGAAGAATGTTGTGGAAAAGCGAGCAGCATCGACGGCCATTTGATCAAAACTTGTGCATCCGCATGGCCACTTCATCACGAGTGCTACTAG